Proteins found in one Candidatus Poribacteria bacterium genomic segment:
- a CDS encoding SDR family oxidoreductase, whose translation ATKTGVVGITKSLAIEWGAHGITVNCIAPGWFETDLNRALFRQPAWHSELIDRLPLGRSGEGEDLAEVAAFLASDAASYITGQVLTVDGGFLAGWKARLVP comes from the coding sequence CGGCAACCAAGACCGGCGTCGTCGGCATCACGAAGAGCCTCGCCATCGAATGGGGCGCGCACGGCATCACCGTCAACTGCATCGCGCCGGGATGGTTCGAGACCGACCTGAATCGGGCCCTCTTCCGGCAGCCAGCCTGGCATTCCGAGCTGATCGACCGGCTCCCGCTCGGTCGCTCCGGCGAGGGTGAGGACCTGGCGGAGGTCGCCGCGTTCCTGGCGTCGGATGCCGCCTCCTACATCACTGGGCAGGTTCTCACCGTGGACGGCGGATTCCTCGCCGGCTGGAAAGCCCGATTGGTTCCCTAA